Proteins encoded together in one Pseudomonas sp. ADAK13 window:
- a CDS encoding MFS transporter yields the protein MTSPSTEQVSPQTLRRVIIAAGIGNFVEWFDFAVYGFLATTIAQQFFPSGDASAALLKTFAVFAVAFAFRPLGGIFFGMLGDRIGRKRTLAMTILLMAGATTLIGLLPTYAAIGVAAPILLSLIRCAQGFSAGGEYAGACAYLMEHAPSDKRAWYGSFVPVSTFSAFAAAAVVAYALEASLSAEAMGSWGWRLPFLIAAPLGLVGLYLRWKLDETPAFQAVKQEHAVAHSPLKETLRNHGAAICCLGAFVSLTALSFYMFTTYFATYLQVAGGLSRAMALLVSLIALIFAAAICPLAGLYSDRVGRRVTVMTACVLLIVVVYPSFLMASSGSFAASVVGVMLLAVGAVLCGVVTAALLSETFPTRTRYTASAITYNMAYTIFGGTAPLMATWLISTTGSNLSPAFYLIAVALLALAGGLALPETSRISLHEVGTEEKGAAAVLSR from the coding sequence ATGACGAGCCCCTCCACCGAACAGGTCAGCCCCCAAACCCTGCGACGCGTGATCATCGCCGCCGGCATCGGTAACTTCGTCGAGTGGTTCGACTTCGCTGTCTATGGCTTCCTCGCGACCACCATTGCCCAACAGTTCTTCCCCAGCGGCGACGCCAGCGCGGCGCTGCTCAAGACCTTCGCGGTATTCGCGGTGGCCTTTGCGTTCCGGCCTCTGGGCGGGATTTTCTTCGGCATGCTCGGCGACCGGATCGGGCGCAAACGCACGCTGGCCATGACGATCTTGCTGATGGCCGGCGCCACCACGCTGATCGGCCTGCTGCCCACCTACGCCGCCATCGGCGTGGCGGCGCCGATTCTGTTGTCGCTGATCCGCTGCGCCCAGGGCTTCTCCGCCGGCGGTGAATACGCGGGCGCCTGTGCGTATCTGATGGAGCACGCGCCGAGTGACAAACGCGCCTGGTACGGCAGCTTTGTGCCGGTGTCGACCTTCTCTGCCTTCGCCGCAGCGGCCGTGGTGGCTTATGCGCTGGAAGCGTCGTTGTCGGCCGAGGCGATGGGCAGTTGGGGCTGGCGTTTGCCGTTCCTGATCGCCGCACCGCTGGGCCTGGTGGGGCTTTACCTGCGCTGGAAGCTGGATGAGACGCCGGCTTTCCAGGCGGTGAAGCAGGAACACGCGGTCGCGCACTCCCCGCTCAAGGAAACCCTGCGCAACCATGGTGCGGCGATCTGCTGCCTGGGCGCTTTTGTGTCGCTCACGGCGCTGTCGTTTTATATGTTCACCACCTACTTCGCGACGTACCTGCAAGTGGCCGGTGGTTTGAGCCGGGCGATGGCGTTGCTGGTGTCGCTGATTGCGCTGATTTTCGCAGCGGCGATTTGCCCGCTGGCGGGGTTGTATTCGGATCGGGTGGGCCGTCGGGTCACTGTGATGACGGCGTGTGTGTTGTTGATCGTGGTGGTCTATCCGTCGTTCCTGATGGCCAGCTCCGGCTCGTTCGCGGCGTCTGTGGTCGGGGTGATGTTGCTGGCGGTGGGCGCGGTGCTGTGTGGGGTGGTCACGGCGGCGTTGCTGTCGGAGACCTTTCCGACCCGCACGCGGTATACGGCTTCGGCGATTACTTACAACATGGCTTACACGATCTTCGGCGGTACGGCGCCGTTGATGGCAACGTGGTTGATCAGTACCACGGGCAGCAACCTGTCACCGGCGTTTTACCTGATTGCGGTGGCGTTGCTGGCATTGGCGGGCGGGTTGGCGTTGCCGGAGACGTCGCGGATATCGCTGCATGAGGTGGGCACCGAGGAAAAAGGCGCAGCGGCAGTCTTGTCGCGTTAA
- a CDS encoding c-type cytochrome — MNNRRFARTVGWLALPCLVAAGLLAWYVTREPASSLSAGPVATEPALVARGEYVARVSDCVACHSVPNGAPFAGGLEMATPLGAIHATNVTPDPETGIGRYSLADFDRAVRHGVAPGGRRLYPAMPYPSYAKLSDDDVKALYAFFMKGVAPVRQANEPSSIPWPLNMRWPIALWNGVFTDSQPYVAKAGKDELWNRGAYIVQGPGHCGSCHTPRGLAFNEKALDESGKPFLAGALLDGWYAPSLRDDHNTGLGRWTEPEVVQFLKTGRNKHAVVYGSMTEAFNNSTQFMSDDDLAAIARYLRSLPGDEQRDGAAWQYQAVSAAARLDVPGAHTYVTRCASCHGLEGKGQPDWMPPLAGATSALAKENASAINITLNGSQRVVAANVADAYRMPAFREQLSDQEIAEVLTFVRGTWGNQGGAVDAKAVGKLREHTGPASSSPIILQMR, encoded by the coding sequence ATGAACAACCGCCGATTCGCAAGAACCGTTGGCTGGCTGGCGCTGCCGTGCCTGGTCGCGGCAGGCCTGCTGGCCTGGTATGTCACCCGAGAGCCTGCTTCATCGCTGTCCGCCGGGCCCGTCGCCACGGAGCCGGCGCTGGTCGCCCGAGGCGAGTACGTCGCCCGGGTCAGCGACTGTGTGGCCTGCCATAGCGTGCCCAACGGCGCGCCCTTTGCCGGAGGCCTGGAGATGGCCACGCCGCTGGGGGCGATCCATGCCACCAACGTGACGCCAGACCCGGAAACCGGTATCGGCCGCTACAGCCTCGCGGACTTCGACCGCGCGGTGCGCCACGGTGTCGCGCCGGGTGGGCGTCGGCTGTACCCGGCGATGCCGTATCCGTCTTATGCCAAGCTCAGCGACGATGATGTGAAGGCGTTGTACGCGTTCTTCATGAAGGGCGTGGCGCCGGTGCGGCAGGCCAATGAGCCGAGTTCGATCCCGTGGCCGCTGAATATGCGTTGGCCCATCGCGCTGTGGAATGGCGTGTTTACCGACAGCCAGCCGTACGTCGCCAAGGCTGGCAAGGATGAGCTGTGGAACCGTGGCGCCTACATCGTGCAGGGCCCGGGGCATTGCGGCAGTTGCCACACGCCGCGGGGCCTGGCCTTTAACGAGAAGGCGCTGGATGAAAGCGGCAAGCCGTTCCTGGCCGGTGCCTTGCTGGATGGTTGGTACGCACCAAGCCTGCGGGACGATCACAACACCGGCCTGGGGCGCTGGACCGAGCCGGAAGTGGTGCAGTTCCTGAAGACCGGTCGCAATAAACATGCGGTGGTTTATGGCTCGATGACCGAGGCGTTCAACAACTCCACGCAGTTCATGAGCGACGATGACCTGGCCGCGATTGCGCGCTATCTCAGGTCGTTGCCGGGGGACGAGCAGCGTGATGGGGCGGCCTGGCAGTATCAGGCTGTGTCGGCTGCGGCACGTCTGGATGTCCCGGGCGCCCATACCTACGTGACCCGCTGCGCCTCGTGCCACGGGTTGGAAGGCAAAGGGCAACCGGACTGGATGCCGCCGCTGGCGGGTGCCACCTCGGCGCTGGCCAAGGAGAATGCTTCGGCGATCAACATCACCCTCAACGGCTCGCAGCGCGTGGTGGCGGCCAATGTGGCGGATGCTTATCGCATGCCGGCATTCCGGGAGCAGTTGTCGGACCAGGAGATTGCCGAAGTGCTGACGTTTGTGCGCGGCACCTGGGGCAATCAGGGCGGAGCGGTGGATGCGAAGGCGGTGGGCAAGTTGCGTGAGCACACGGGCCCGGCGAGCAGCAGCCCGATCATTCTGCAGATGCGTTGA
- a CDS encoding GNAT family N-acetyltransferase translates to MELYTERLYMRQLEAGDWDLFLALHTDPSVIQYVCDAPCETETREKFESRLPQWLPGASHWLCLVVFDRHSGCAVGVTGLKLATDEEATAEVGYLFLAGHQGKGYGFESLQQLMNYARETLGLNTLTAVVTEGNAASCRLLEKCGFLFEQRHCDAYHINGQLLDDLLYRHRISESLDNGQ, encoded by the coding sequence ATGGAGCTATACACCGAACGGCTTTACATGCGGCAACTGGAAGCCGGCGACTGGGACCTTTTCCTCGCGTTGCACACCGACCCGTCAGTGATCCAGTACGTGTGCGACGCCCCCTGCGAAACCGAAACCCGAGAGAAATTTGAATCCCGGTTGCCGCAATGGCTGCCAGGCGCCAGCCATTGGTTGTGCCTCGTCGTCTTCGACCGGCACAGCGGTTGTGCCGTTGGGGTCACGGGATTAAAGCTGGCAACCGATGAAGAGGCGACGGCAGAAGTCGGTTACCTGTTCCTCGCCGGGCATCAAGGAAAGGGCTATGGTTTTGAATCCCTGCAACAGTTGATGAACTATGCCCGCGAAACGCTTGGGCTGAACACGCTCACGGCCGTCGTGACCGAGGGAAATGCTGCCTCTTGCCGCCTTCTTGAGAAGTGCGGCTTCCTGTTTGAGCAACGTCATTGCGACGCTTATCACATCAATGGGCAGTTACTTGATGACCTCCTCTACCGGCATCGGATAAGCGAGTCTCTGGATAACGGTCAATAG
- a CDS encoding EamA family transporter has translation MTPPAPTQFPRHIAVLILLCMGCAFAGNHIAARVAFDDGAGVLLAILMRSGGTLLVLAILVLYQRQSLRLPPGAWRWQVLLGLLIATQSLCLYSAVARVPVALALLVANVFPILLALLTWTLGGPRPTARTALLMGLILVGLVFVLDVPGRLSANTTLGPEWLLGVSLAFCAAFVFACALWITDHKLSQVRGSVRSLLTIFIVFSSVNLAGLSGALVDGLNLPATGTGWLALATLVVLYGTGFIVLFISVPRLDMPRNAPVMNIEPLATLLMGWIVLDQMLSAGQVVGGVIVVTGIVLLTYRKSPRPEVKAQVA, from the coding sequence ATGACTCCCCCTGCCCCCACCCAATTCCCCCGCCACATCGCCGTGCTGATCCTTCTCTGCATGGGCTGCGCCTTCGCCGGCAACCACATCGCCGCCCGCGTAGCCTTCGACGACGGCGCCGGCGTCCTGCTGGCCATCCTGATGCGCTCCGGCGGCACCCTCTTAGTGCTGGCGATACTGGTCCTATACCAACGCCAAAGCCTGCGCCTCCCCCCAGGCGCCTGGCGCTGGCAAGTGCTCCTGGGCCTGCTCATCGCCACCCAAAGCCTCTGCCTCTACTCTGCCGTCGCCCGTGTGCCGGTAGCGCTGGCCTTGCTGGTCGCCAACGTGTTCCCCATCTTGCTGGCCCTGCTCACCTGGACACTCGGCGGCCCACGCCCCACCGCGCGTACTGCCTTGCTGATGGGCCTGATTCTGGTGGGCCTGGTGTTCGTGCTGGACGTACCCGGCCGCCTCTCCGCCAACACCACCCTCGGCCCGGAATGGCTGCTCGGCGTCTCTCTGGCCTTTTGCGCGGCGTTCGTGTTCGCCTGTGCGCTGTGGATCACCGACCACAAGTTGTCTCAGGTACGCGGTTCGGTGCGCAGCCTGCTGACGATTTTCATTGTGTTCAGCAGCGTGAACCTTGCGGGCTTGAGCGGTGCGCTTGTAGATGGCCTGAACCTGCCGGCCACCGGTACCGGTTGGCTGGCACTGGCGACGTTGGTGGTGCTGTATGGCACGGGGTTTATCGTGCTGTTCATTTCGGTGCCGCGCCTGGATATGCCGCGTAATGCGCCGGTGATGAATATTGAGCCGCTGGCGACGTTGTTGATGGGCTGGATCGTGCTCGATCAAATGCTCAGCGCCGGGCAGGTGGTGGGCGGGGTGATTGTGGTGACGGGGATTGTGTTGCTGACGTATCGCAAGTCGCCCCGGCCGGAAGTCAAGGCTCAGGTGGCGTAG
- a CDS encoding (2Fe-2S)-binding protein, translating into MELRINQQTHQVDAEPDTPLLWVIRDNLGMTGTKYGCGLAQCGACSVLVDGNVVRSCVTPVSGVVGREITTIEAIESDDVGKRVVATWVEYQVAQCGYCQSGQVMAATALLKHTPKPSDAQIEAAMVNLCRCGTYNAIHAAVHDLAKGEA; encoded by the coding sequence ATGGAATTACGAATTAACCAGCAGACCCACCAAGTCGACGCAGAACCCGACACGCCTCTGCTCTGGGTCATCCGCGACAACCTGGGCATGACCGGCACCAAATACGGCTGCGGCCTGGCGCAGTGCGGTGCGTGCTCCGTGCTGGTGGACGGCAACGTGGTGCGCTCTTGCGTCACGCCGGTCTCCGGTGTGGTTGGCCGGGAGATCACGACCATCGAAGCCATCGAGTCGGATGATGTGGGCAAGCGGGTCGTTGCCACGTGGGTCGAGTATCAAGTCGCTCAGTGCGGTTACTGCCAGTCCGGCCAGGTGATGGCGGCCACGGCGCTGCTCAAGCACACGCCCAAGCCGAGCGACGCGCAGATTGAGGCGGCGATGGTCAATCTCTGCCGCTGTGGCACCTATAACGCCATTCATGCGGCGGTGCATGACCTTGCGAAGGGAGAGGCCTGA
- a CDS encoding TIR domain-containing protein produces the protein MSDKTQIVLCPDLEADCLPGTDLGIGDLVVIEIPVSAGDFLVQGDTYVTLECDKASIELPSPLSGRVVKMFVKIGDKVTPKSPIMEIEVLKNVIRDDLSAGASAQHLQGPSTVFLVHGHNEAIREMSARLLEKLGLKVIILNEQASASDTVIEKLERYANVHFAVVLMTADDVGGKKNVADQTLQDRARQNVVLELGYFMGKINRRRVCVLYEKGVELPSDYYGVVYIELDNGGAWRYSLAKELKGAGLEVDLNRL, from the coding sequence GTGAGCGATAAGACGCAGATTGTGTTGTGTCCTGACTTGGAGGCCGATTGTTTGCCTGGTACGGATTTAGGCATCGGTGACCTTGTGGTGATCGAAATTCCCGTCAGTGCTGGGGACTTTCTAGTGCAGGGAGATACGTACGTCACGCTTGAGTGCGACAAGGCTTCAATCGAACTGCCGTCACCGCTATCTGGCCGCGTAGTGAAGATGTTCGTAAAGATCGGTGACAAGGTAACACCCAAGTCTCCGATTATGGAGATCGAAGTTCTAAAAAACGTCATTCGCGATGACCTCTCAGCAGGAGCGTCAGCCCAGCACCTTCAAGGTCCGAGCACAGTATTCTTGGTTCACGGGCACAACGAGGCTATCCGCGAGATGTCGGCCCGGTTGCTTGAAAAGCTGGGCCTGAAGGTCATTATTCTCAATGAGCAGGCTAGCGCCAGCGACACCGTTATTGAGAAGTTGGAACGATATGCCAATGTCCATTTCGCCGTGGTGCTCATGACGGCTGACGACGTAGGCGGTAAGAAGAATGTAGCGGACCAAACGCTGCAAGATCGTGCGAGACAGAACGTGGTCCTCGAACTGGGGTACTTCATGGGCAAGATCAATCGCAGGCGCGTCTGCGTTCTCTATGAGAAAGGGGTGGAACTGCCTTCGGACTACTATGGAGTCGTTTATATCGAGCTAGACAATGGCGGAGCTTGGCGCTACTCGCTCGCGAAGGAACTGAAGGGGGCTGGACTTGAGGTCGATCTCAATAGGCTATGA
- a CDS encoding xanthine dehydrogenase family protein molybdopterin-binding subunit: MNIRIDPAALPLVAALTDPVNLSRRRFLASTAVGALVIGFGLPLGSGRVQAATAAATGERGTQVPAFLEIRPDNTIRLLSPFIEGGQGTFTAMAQIVGEELDADPATFLVECAPPGEAFVVMENGMRITGGSMSVRMSYPTMRRLGALARAMLLEAGAQALKVPVGELSTEPGKVVHAASGRSLTYGELAGRAMDLPVPDVASVKLRDPSQFRWIGKPVKRLDAYDKSTGKALYSIDMKVDGMLHAAVQHAPRLGMTVGSLRNEDQVKAMPGVHSVHRLPGAVAVVAERWWHAKRAVESIQVDWLEPAADSKVRGMPKDFSSDEHFKRLAAETGPARDDENEGDVAGTLANAKTKVEATYHNQYLHHAQLEPPSALASFNADGSLEIWLPNQAQDMFRADIAKRTGLAPERITLHSPLLGGFFGRHFLYDSASPYPQAIELAKAVGRPVKMIWSREEEFLRDVLRPVAAVNFRGALDGDGWPVAIEAVSATEGPTEALAGKQGEKLDPTALEGLSGKSYAIPNKRIAQIYVKGPVMLGYWRSVGNSLNDFFYESFLDELADKGGKDPFELRLHLLRDNQRLTTLLKAVGELSGGWKRGPFVAEDGSKRARGVAMASPFGTQTAVIAEVSIENGQVKVHDIWQAIDPGSIVNPAIVEAQVNGAVSLGLSQVLLEEAVYVDGLPRARNYDLYPVLPPSRMARVHVRVIESGEKMGGIGEPPLPAVAPAVANAVAALTGQRVRSMPLSRHSFT, translated from the coding sequence ATGAACATTCGCATTGATCCCGCTGCCCTGCCCTTGGTCGCGGCGTTGACTGATCCGGTGAACCTGTCGCGCCGGCGTTTCCTGGCCAGTACGGCCGTGGGTGCGTTGGTGATTGGTTTTGGTCTGCCGCTGGGTTCTGGCCGGGTGCAGGCGGCCACTGCGGCCGCCACCGGTGAGCGCGGTACGCAGGTGCCGGCGTTCCTGGAGATTCGGCCAGACAACACGATTCGTTTGCTCAGCCCCTTCATCGAAGGCGGCCAGGGCACGTTCACGGCGATGGCGCAGATTGTCGGCGAGGAGTTGGACGCCGACCCGGCCACGTTCCTGGTGGAGTGTGCCCCGCCCGGTGAAGCCTTTGTGGTGATGGAGAATGGCATGCGTATCACCGGCGGCAGTATGTCGGTGCGCATGAGTTACCCGACGATGCGCCGGCTGGGTGCGTTGGCCCGGGCGATGTTGCTGGAGGCCGGGGCGCAGGCGTTGAAGGTGCCGGTGGGCGAGTTGTCGACCGAGCCGGGCAAGGTGGTGCACGCGGCCTCCGGGCGTTCCCTCACGTATGGCGAGTTGGCCGGGCGGGCGATGGACCTGCCGGTGCCGGACGTGGCCAGTGTGAAGCTGCGCGACCCGAGCCAGTTCCGCTGGATCGGCAAGCCGGTGAAGCGTCTGGATGCGTATGACAAGTCCACCGGCAAGGCGCTGTACAGCATTGATATGAAGGTGGACGGCATGCTCCACGCGGCGGTGCAGCATGCGCCCCGCCTGGGCATGACGGTGGGCAGCCTGCGCAATGAGGACCAGGTCAAGGCCATGCCGGGGGTGCATTCGGTGCATCGCCTGCCGGGCGCGGTGGCGGTGGTGGCTGAGCGTTGGTGGCATGCCAAGCGTGCGGTGGAGTCGATTCAGGTCGACTGGCTGGAGCCTGCGGCCGACTCGAAAGTGCGCGGGATGCCGAAGGACTTTTCCAGCGACGAGCATTTCAAGCGCCTCGCTGCAGAAACCGGCCCGGCCCGGGATGATGAAAACGAGGGTGATGTGGCCGGCACGCTGGCCAATGCCAAGACCAAGGTCGAGGCCACGTACCACAACCAGTATCTGCACCATGCCCAGCTGGAGCCGCCTTCGGCACTGGCGAGTTTCAATGCTGACGGTTCGCTGGAGATCTGGTTGCCGAATCAGGCGCAGGATATGTTCCGGGCCGATATCGCCAAGCGCACTGGCCTGGCGCCGGAGCGGATTACCCTGCATTCGCCGTTGTTGGGCGGGTTTTTCGGGCGGCATTTCCTGTATGACTCGGCCAGCCCTTACCCGCAGGCCATTGAGTTGGCCAAGGCGGTCGGGCGTCCGGTGAAGATGATCTGGAGCCGTGAAGAAGAATTCCTGCGGGATGTGCTGCGCCCGGTGGCGGCGGTGAATTTCCGTGGAGCGCTGGACGGTGACGGCTGGCCAGTGGCGATTGAGGCGGTGAGTGCCACCGAGGGTCCGACCGAGGCCCTGGCCGGTAAACAGGGCGAGAAGCTCGACCCGACGGCGCTGGAGGGCTTGTCCGGGAAGTCGTATGCGATTCCCAACAAGCGCATCGCGCAGATTTATGTGAAGGGCCCGGTGATGCTGGGCTACTGGCGGTCGGTGGGTAACTCGCTGAACGACTTTTTCTACGAGTCGTTTTTGGATGAGCTGGCCGACAAGGGCGGCAAAGACCCGTTCGAGTTGCGCCTGCATCTGCTGCGGGATAACCAGCGGCTGACCACGCTGCTGAAGGCGGTGGGCGAGTTGTCGGGTGGCTGGAAACGCGGCCCGTTTGTCGCCGAAGACGGCAGCAAGCGTGCGCGTGGGGTGGCGATGGCGTCGCCGTTCGGCACGCAGACGGCGGTGATTGCCGAGGTGTCGATCGAGAACGGGCAGGTGAAGGTCCATGACATCTGGCAGGCGATCGACCCGGGCAGCATCGTCAACCCGGCGATTGTCGAGGCGCAGGTAAATGGAGCGGTGTCGCTGGGCTTGTCCCAGGTGCTGTTGGAAGAGGCGGTGTATGTGGACGGCTTGCCTCGGGCGCGTAACTACGATTTGTACCCGGTGCTGCCGCCGTCGCGGATGGCGCGGGTGCACGTGCGCGTGATCGAGAGCGGGGAAAAAATGGGCGGCATTGGCGAACCGCCGTTGCCGGCCGTGGCACCCGCCGTGGCCAACGCCGTTGCGGCGTTGACGGGGCAGCGCGTGCGCAGCATGCCGTTAAGCCGCCACTCCTTTACCTGA
- a CDS encoding thiol-disulfide oxidoreductase DCC family protein: MPASQTRPTPAPLLKPGETVVLFDGVCKLCNGWARFLIRHDRDHHVRLAAVQSPEGQALLAWAGLPLDQFDTLLVIRDRHYWERSEAVFDIIAQLPARWRPLLVLRAIPRFVRDWAYDRIARNRYRLFGKYDTCLLPDPDHERRFLNDPTADRSN, encoded by the coding sequence ATGCCCGCCTCCCAAACCCGCCCCACCCCCGCGCCCTTGCTCAAGCCCGGCGAAACCGTGGTGTTGTTCGACGGCGTGTGCAAGCTGTGCAACGGCTGGGCAAGGTTCCTGATTCGCCATGACCGCGACCACCACGTGCGGTTGGCGGCGGTGCAATCGCCCGAAGGTCAGGCGCTATTGGCCTGGGCCGGGCTGCCGCTGGATCAGTTCGACACCCTGTTGGTGATCCGCGACCGACACTATTGGGAGCGTTCGGAGGCGGTGTTCGACATCATCGCGCAACTGCCTGCGCGCTGGCGCCCCTTGCTGGTGCTGCGGGCCATCCCGCGCTTCGTTCGGGATTGGGCTTACGATCGCATCGCGCGCAATCGCTATCGGCTGTTCGGAAAGTACGATACCTGCCTGTTGCCGGACCCGGATCATGAACGGCGGTTTTTGAATGACCCGACAGCTGACCGCAGTAATTAA
- a CDS encoding recombinase family protein yields MRLHRIKYFRLSLQEPEGAVEEITSPDVFDAMFCDERADNAANRAGLERLIRYLQPGDTVVVDSMASLTSSTEQLCSIIRRLIEKQVTLEFSNENLIFRHDCLEVVEPIIAVMELVAQFERTAAREKQAAGIATARNRGSYGGRKKKLSDTQVVSLIDRACAGESRSKLARDFEISRQTLYRYLRST; encoded by the coding sequence ATGAGATTGCATCGCATCAAATATTTCCGGCTTTCTTTACAAGAACCTGAGGGCGCGGTAGAGGAAATAACAAGCCCTGATGTATTTGACGCAATGTTTTGCGATGAGCGTGCAGACAATGCCGCGAATCGCGCAGGCCTTGAGCGGCTGATTCGCTACCTGCAGCCCGGGGACACTGTCGTCGTGGACAGCATGGCCTCGCTCACCTCCAGTACCGAGCAGCTGTGCAGCATCATTCGCCGGCTGATTGAAAAGCAGGTAACGCTGGAGTTTTCCAACGAAAACCTGATTTTCCGGCATGACTGCCTTGAAGTGGTGGAACCCATCATTGCGGTCATGGAACTGGTCGCGCAGTTCGAGCGCACTGCGGCGAGGGAAAAACAGGCCGCTGGAATTGCTACCGCCAGGAATCGCGGGTCCTACGGTGGTCGCAAGAAAAAACTGTCTGACACTCAGGTTGTCAGTTTGATTGACCGCGCCTGCGCTGGAGAAAGCAGATCCAAATTGGCGCGCGATTTTGAGATCAGTCGCCAGACGCTTTATCGGTACTTGAGATCTACGTAG
- a CDS encoding DUF5343 domain-containing protein → MALTNSYVQVYGQLPDLFSRIREAGAPDKFTTQHLKDWGYTSSNFRAVIPLLKSLGFLAPDGSPTTRYHDYRNNAQSASVMAEALRDAYGDLFNIKANPTQSDRTLIEGKFKSSHNVSPNTAKVMANTFYSLLGLADLSSSTNQSSSPLESTRAQSADPQPTQLNEQQHKSARPSLHYNIQIHLPATKDIEVFNAIFKSLKEHLLD, encoded by the coding sequence GTGGCGTTAACTAACTCTTACGTGCAAGTGTACGGGCAATTACCTGATCTTTTCAGCCGTATACGCGAAGCTGGCGCGCCGGACAAGTTTACTACTCAACATTTGAAAGACTGGGGATACACTTCATCAAATTTCCGCGCGGTTATTCCTTTATTAAAATCTTTGGGTTTTCTAGCGCCCGATGGCTCTCCCACAACCAGATATCACGACTACCGTAATAACGCACAATCGGCAAGTGTAATGGCGGAAGCATTAAGAGATGCTTATGGTGATTTATTCAATATCAAAGCTAATCCAACGCAAAGTGATAGGACCCTAATAGAGGGGAAATTTAAAAGCTCGCACAATGTCTCACCTAATACCGCAAAAGTGATGGCGAACACTTTTTATTCTTTATTAGGCCTCGCCGACTTATCGAGTTCTACAAATCAGAGCAGTAGTCCACTGGAAAGCACTCGGGCACAGTCTGCGGATCCACAACCAACTCAACTAAATGAACAACAGCACAAGTCCGCAAGACCTTCTCTTCACTATAATATCCAGATCCACCTGCCCGCGACGAAAGACATCGAGGTTTTCAACGCAATTTTTAAATCCCTAAAGGAGCATCTACTTGACTGA
- a CDS encoding GNAT family N-acetyltransferase — protein MPIKPNQHSLVTLVRAQQSDLDDLVAIRIDAMRESLERVGRFDPVRARERFVSGFEAHNTHYIEVSGERVGFVVVKHHPTELVLDHFYVRPSAQGSGIGSAVLTQIFKAADAAALPIKVGALKESASNRFYIRHGFQFVESSEFDNYYVRQHLTASNTPCPAGEII, from the coding sequence ATGCCGATCAAACCCAATCAACACTCCCTCGTGACGTTAGTCCGCGCTCAACAAAGCGACCTGGACGATCTTGTCGCCATCCGAATCGACGCCATGCGCGAAAGTCTCGAGCGCGTCGGGCGATTTGATCCAGTACGGGCGCGCGAGCGGTTTGTTAGCGGTTTTGAGGCCCACAACACCCATTACATCGAGGTATCTGGAGAGAGGGTTGGCTTTGTAGTGGTCAAGCACCACCCCACTGAACTCGTGCTCGACCACTTCTACGTGAGGCCGAGCGCGCAAGGTTCGGGGATCGGCTCTGCTGTGCTCACTCAGATTTTCAAAGCCGCAGACGCAGCCGCACTCCCTATTAAAGTGGGAGCCCTCAAAGAAAGCGCCTCGAATCGGTTTTACATTCGCCACGGCTTCCAGTTCGTCGAAAGCAGTGAGTTCGACAATTATTATGTCCGTCAGCACCTTACAGCGAGCAACACACCTTGCCCGGCAGGTGAAATAATTTGA
- the msrA gene encoding peptide-methionine (S)-S-oxide reductase MsrA: MTNHTETAILAGGCFWGMQDLLRRYPGVLQTRVGYTGGDVPNATYRNHGNHAEAIEIVFDPAVITYRQILEFFFQIHDPSTPNRQGNDLGPSYRSAIYYLSEQQRDVAQDTAADVDASTLWPGRVVTEIEPAGPFWEAEPEHQDYLERIPNGYTCHFIRPNWKLPKRG, translated from the coding sequence ATGACCAACCACACCGAAACCGCCATCCTCGCCGGCGGCTGCTTCTGGGGCATGCAAGACCTGTTGCGACGCTACCCCGGCGTGCTGCAAACGCGCGTCGGCTACACCGGCGGCGACGTGCCGAATGCCACCTACCGCAACCACGGCAACCACGCCGAAGCCATCGAGATCGTCTTCGACCCGGCGGTGATCACCTATCGGCAGATTCTTGAGTTCTTTTTCCAGATTCACGACCCGAGCACGCCCAACCGCCAGGGCAACGACCTGGGGCCGAGCTACCGGTCGGCGATTTATTACCTGAGCGAACAGCAGCGCGACGTGGCGCAAGACACCGCGGCGGATGTGGATGCTTCAACGCTGTGGCCAGGCCGGGTGGTGACCGAGATCGAACCGGCGGGGCCGTTCTGGGAGGCGGAGCCGGAGCATCAGGATTACCTGGAGCGGATTCCCAACGGCTACACCTGCCACTTTATTCGACCGAACTGGAAGCTGCCGAAACGCGGTTAA